In Parus major isolate Abel chromosome 1, Parus_major1.1, whole genome shotgun sequence, the following proteins share a genomic window:
- the STARD10 gene encoding START domain-containing protein 10, translating into MSGHDGGMSGRDSVQIPDDRDFGAFRAQCESERGWSLTYSKGGVGVWVQLLEPERALHKIKCRMECRDVPAETLYDVLHDIEYRKKWDTNVIETFDIGRLTANSDVGYYAWRCPKPLKNRDVVTLRSWLPMGSDYIIMNYSVKHPKYPPRKDMVRAVSIQTGYLIEGTGAKSCTITYLAQVDPKGSLPKWVVNKSSQFLAPKAMKKMYKACLKYPEWKQKHDPHFKPWLYPEQSRLPALALSELSLQHADSLENIDESSLAESKEDRGEGSDEDSLT; encoded by the exons ATGTCGGGTCACGACGGCGGCATGTCGGGTCGCGACAGCGTGCAGATCCCCGACGACCGGGACTTCGGGGCGTTCCGGGCGCAGTGCGAGTCGGAGCGCGGCTGGAGCCTCACCTACAGCAAGGGCGGGGTGGGGGTCTgggtgcagctgctggagcccgAGCGCGCCCTCCACAAGATCAAG TGCAGGATGGAGTGCAGGGACGTGCCGGCAGAGACGCTCTACGACGTGCTCCATGACATCGAGTACCGCAAGAAGTGGGACACCAATGTCATCGAGACCTTTGACATCGGGAGGCTGACGGCCAACTCCGATGTGGGCTACTACGCCT GGAGGTGTCCCAAGCCCCTGAAGAACCGGGACGTGGTCACACTCCGCTCCTGGCTGCCCATGGGCTCTGACTACATCATCATGAACTACTCTGTCAAGCATCCT AAATACCCGCCCCGCAAGGACATGGTACGGGCAGTCTCCATTCAGACGGGCTACTTGATTGAGGGGACGGGTGCCAAGAGCTGCACCATCACCTACCTGGCACAGGTAGACCCCAAAG GTTCTTTACCAAAGTGGGTGGTGAACAAATCTTCCCAGTTCCTGGCCCCCAAG GCAATGAAGAAAATGTACAAGGCATGCCTCAAGTACCCTGAGTGGAAGCAGAAGCATGACCCTCACTTCAAGCCCTGGCTATACCCGGAGCAGAGCCGACTCCCAGCCTTGGCACTCTCTGAGCTCTCCCTCCAGCATGCAGATTCCCTGGAAAACATTGATGAGAGCTCCCTGGCCGAGAGCAAGGAGGACCGTGGCGAGGGCAGTGACGAGGACAGCCTGACCTGA